The Callospermophilus lateralis isolate mCalLat2 chromosome 3, mCalLat2.hap1, whole genome shotgun sequence genome has a segment encoding these proteins:
- the B4galt5 gene encoding beta-1,4-galactosyltransferase 5 isoform X1 — MRARRGLLRLPRRSLLAALFFFSLSSSLLYFVYVAPGIVNTYLFMMQAQGILLRDNVRTIGAQVYEQVVRSAYAKRNSSLNDSDYPLDLNHSETFLQTTTFLPEDFTYFANHPCPERLPSMKGPIDINMSEIGMADIHALFSRDPTIKLGGHWKPSDCLPRWKVAILIPFRNRHEHLPVLLRHLIPMLQRQRLQFAFYVVEQVGTQPFNRAMLFNVGFREAMKDLDWDCLIFHDVDHIPESDRNYYGCGQMPRHFATKLDKYMYLLPYTEFFGGVSGLTVEQFRKINGFPNAFWGWGGEDDDLWNRVQNAGYSVSRPEGDTGKYKSIPHHHRGEVQFLGRYALLRKSKERQGLDGLNNLHYVANVTYDALYKNITVNLTPELAQVSEY; from the exons TGAACACCTACCTCTTCATGATGCAGGCTCAAGGCATCCTTCTCCGGGACAACGTGCGGACGATAGGTGCCCAGGTGTATGAGCAGGTGGTGCGCAGCGCTTACGCCAAGAGGAACAGCAGCCTGAATGACTCAG ATTACCCTCTTGACTTGAACCACAGTGAGACCTTCCTCCAGACCACGACCTTTCTTCCTGAAGACTTCACCTACTTCGCCAACCACCCCTGCCCCGAGAGGCTCCCTTCCATGA AGGGCCCAATAGACATAAACATGAGTGAAATTGGAATGGCTGACATTCATGCACTCTTCTCCAGAGACCCGACCATCAAGCTCGGAGGCCACTGGAAGCCTTCAGATTGCCTGCCTCGGTGGAAG GTGGCGATCCTCATCCCCTTCCGGAACCGCCATGAGCACCTCCCGGTCCTGCTCAGGCACCTGATCCCCATGCTCCAGCGCCAGCGCCTGCAGTTTGCATTTTATGTGGTCGAGCAG GTCGGGACCCAGCCCTTCAACCGAGCCATGCTTTTCAACGTCGGCTTCCGAGAGGCGATGAAGGACCTGGACTGGGACTGTCTGATTTTCCATGATGTGGACCACATTCCAGAGAGTGACCGCAACTACTATGGGTGTGGACAGATGCCCAGGCACTTTGCCACGAAGCTGGACAAGTACATGTATCT GCTTCCCTACACTGAGTTCTTCGGTGGAGTAAGTGGCTTAACAGTGGAGCAGTTTCGGAAGATCAACGGCTTTCCCAATGCTTTCTGGGGCTGGGGCGGAGAAGACGATGACCTCTGGAACAG AGTGCAGAACGCAGGCTACTCTGTGAGCCGGCCGGAAGGTGACACTGGGAAGTACAAGTCCATCCCTCACCACCACCGAGGAGAAGTGcagtttcttggaag GTACGCGCTGCTGAGGAAGTCCAAAGAGCGGCAGGGGCTGGACGGCCTCAACAACCTCCACTACGTCGCCAACGTCACGTACGACGCCCTGTACAAGAACATAACTGTCAACCTGACGCCTGAGCTGGCGCAGGTGAGTGAGTACTGA
- the B4galt5 gene encoding beta-1,4-galactosyltransferase 5 isoform X2 produces the protein MMQAQGILLRDNVRTIGAQVYEQVVRSAYAKRNSSLNDSDYPLDLNHSETFLQTTTFLPEDFTYFANHPCPERLPSMKGPIDINMSEIGMADIHALFSRDPTIKLGGHWKPSDCLPRWKVAILIPFRNRHEHLPVLLRHLIPMLQRQRLQFAFYVVEQVGTQPFNRAMLFNVGFREAMKDLDWDCLIFHDVDHIPESDRNYYGCGQMPRHFATKLDKYMYLLPYTEFFGGVSGLTVEQFRKINGFPNAFWGWGGEDDDLWNRVQNAGYSVSRPEGDTGKYKSIPHHHRGEVQFLGRYALLRKSKERQGLDGLNNLHYVANVTYDALYKNITVNLTPELAQVSEY, from the exons ATGATGCAGGCTCAAGGCATCCTTCTCCGGGACAACGTGCGGACGATAGGTGCCCAGGTGTATGAGCAGGTGGTGCGCAGCGCTTACGCCAAGAGGAACAGCAGCCTGAATGACTCAG ATTACCCTCTTGACTTGAACCACAGTGAGACCTTCCTCCAGACCACGACCTTTCTTCCTGAAGACTTCACCTACTTCGCCAACCACCCCTGCCCCGAGAGGCTCCCTTCCATGA AGGGCCCAATAGACATAAACATGAGTGAAATTGGAATGGCTGACATTCATGCACTCTTCTCCAGAGACCCGACCATCAAGCTCGGAGGCCACTGGAAGCCTTCAGATTGCCTGCCTCGGTGGAAG GTGGCGATCCTCATCCCCTTCCGGAACCGCCATGAGCACCTCCCGGTCCTGCTCAGGCACCTGATCCCCATGCTCCAGCGCCAGCGCCTGCAGTTTGCATTTTATGTGGTCGAGCAG GTCGGGACCCAGCCCTTCAACCGAGCCATGCTTTTCAACGTCGGCTTCCGAGAGGCGATGAAGGACCTGGACTGGGACTGTCTGATTTTCCATGATGTGGACCACATTCCAGAGAGTGACCGCAACTACTATGGGTGTGGACAGATGCCCAGGCACTTTGCCACGAAGCTGGACAAGTACATGTATCT GCTTCCCTACACTGAGTTCTTCGGTGGAGTAAGTGGCTTAACAGTGGAGCAGTTTCGGAAGATCAACGGCTTTCCCAATGCTTTCTGGGGCTGGGGCGGAGAAGACGATGACCTCTGGAACAG AGTGCAGAACGCAGGCTACTCTGTGAGCCGGCCGGAAGGTGACACTGGGAAGTACAAGTCCATCCCTCACCACCACCGAGGAGAAGTGcagtttcttggaag GTACGCGCTGCTGAGGAAGTCCAAAGAGCGGCAGGGGCTGGACGGCCTCAACAACCTCCACTACGTCGCCAACGTCACGTACGACGCCCTGTACAAGAACATAACTGTCAACCTGACGCCTGAGCTGGCGCAGGTGAGTGAGTACTGA